In Silene latifolia isolate original U9 population chromosome X, ASM4854445v1, whole genome shotgun sequence, the following proteins share a genomic window:
- the LOC141616882 gene encoding secreted RxLR effector protein 161-like — MKDLSKTKFCLGLQIEHLNDGILVHQTTYIEKVLNKFYMDKAHLLSSPMVVRSLDANKDPFRPQDNNEEILGPEVPYLSAIGALMYLASHTRPDIAFSVNLLARFSSCPTRRHWNGVKHILRYLQGTKDMGLFFSNSSKADLVGFADAGYLSDPHNARSQTGYVFTCGGTAISWRSMKQTLVATSSNHAEILAIHEASRECIWLKSVIQHIREDCGLSSRKEAPTVLYEDNAACIAQLKEGYIKGRADHMAQAR; from the coding sequence ATGAAAGATCTTAGTAAAACAAAATTTTGTCTAGGGTTACAAATTGAACATTTGAATGATGGAATTCTTGTGCATCAAACAACATACATCGAAAAAGTGTTAAACAAGTTTTACATGGATAAGGCACACCTTTTGAGCAGCCCAATGGTTGTGAGGTCACTTGATGCAAATAAGGACCCTTTTCGTCCTCAGGATAATAATGAGGAAATTCTTGGTCCTGAAGTGCCATATCTAAGTGCAATAGGAGCATTGATGTATCTTGCTAGTCATACACGACCCGACATAGCATTTTCCGTGAACCTCCTAGCGAGGTTTAGTTCATGCCCTACCCGAAGACATTGGAATGGTGTTAAACATATACTTCGTTACCTCCAAGGCACAAAAGATATGGgcttgtttttctcaaattcatcAAAGGCAGATTTAGTTGGTTTTGCAGATGCAGGATACTTATCTGATCCGCACAACGCTCGATCACAAACTGGATATGTGTTTACATGTGGAGGCACTGCTATATCTTGGCGTTCTATGAAGCAAACTCTTGTTGCTACTTCCTCCAACCACGCAGAGATTTTAGCAATTCACGAGGCTAGTCGTGAATGCATATGGTTAAAATCTGTAATTCAACATATACGAGAAGATTGTGGTTTATCATCCAGGAAAGAAGCTCCAACGGTCTTATATGAGGATAATGCAGCTTGCATTGCACAACTCAAAGAAGGATATATCAAAGGTAGAGCTGATCATATGGCCCAGGCCCGCTAG
- the LOC141622877 gene encoding protein FAR1-RELATED SEQUENCE 3-like, producing the protein MHVSMDGNRGSQVSSGTNHGTRSVFSVKNNENCVNHASIRPGVQRRTFGKDAQNMLDYFKNMQAENPGFFYAIQLDEDNRMANVFWADARSRAAYGHFGDVVTLDSSYRVTQFKVSFAVFTGVNHHSEPILFGCALLLNDSEASFVWLLKTFLTAMGDCPPVSIVTDQDRALKAAVDQIFSKARHCISKWHVLREGRDRLSRVCLTYPNFEGELYNCVNLTETIDDFESSWASITEKYDLCNNDWFQSIYDARRQWVPVYFRDSFFAAVFPNQGVDCSLFEGHVNEHTTLAMLFRQYERVMEYWLDEEIKADFDTFSNRPDLKTPSPMEKQVADLYTRKIFAKFQEELVETFVYTANRIGGDSLTSTYHVAKFEDDHKAYTVILSISDLRASCSCLMFEYSGILCRHILTVFTVTNVLTLPSYYILNRWTKNAKSVGISDELSADCARESLASRYSTLCREAIRYALEGALTSETYYAAVTALREGWKKINLMKKNVSNITPPTSHIGSISADTPLLWPQQDEIGSQFNLNDSAMLLRPVSDMHLVRMASTSLRDEVPSVNMVILPCLKSMTWVMENKNSMPANKVAVINLKLQDYSTSPARESEVKFQLSRVTLEPMLRSMAYISEQLSTPANRVAVINLKLQDTETITGESEVKFQVSRDTLGAMLRSMAYIREQLSDSVDLQAESLPKKQRK; encoded by the exons ATGCATGTAAGTATGGACGGGAACCGTGGTAGTCAGGTGTCTAGTGGCACAAACCACGGAACCAGGAGCGTGTTTTCCGTCAAAAATAACGAGAATTGCGTAAACCATGCTTCAATTAGACCAGGTGTCCAAAGAAGAACATTTGGGAAAGATGCTCAAAATATGCTGGACTACTTTAAAAATATGCAGGCGGAAAACCCCGGTTTCTTTTATGCCATACAGCTTGATGAGGATAACAGAATGGCAAATGTATTTTGGGCTGATGCTAGGTCGAGGGCTGCTTATGGTCATTTTGGTGATGTAGTTACCCTAGACAGTTCCTATAGAGTAACCCAGTTTAAAGTGTCATTTGCCGTGTTCACTGGAGTGAATCATCACAGTGAACCTATTTTGTTTGGTTGTGCATTGCTCCTTAATGATTCTGAGGCCTCATTTGTATGGTTGTTAAAGACATTTCTTACTGCCATGGGTGACTGTCCTCCGGTTTCTATTGTCACTGATCAAGACAGAGCCCTAAAAGCTGCAGTTGATCAGATCTTTTCAAAGGCCCGACATTGTATCAGCAAGTGGCATGTCTTGAGGGAAGGCCGTGACAGGCTATCTCGTGTTTGCCTAACATATCCTAACTTCGAGGGTGAACTATACAACTGTGTTAATTTGACAGAAACAATTGACGATTTTGAATCTTCCTGGGCTTCAATCACTGAGAAGTATGATCTATGTAACAATGACTGGTTTCAATCAATTTATGATGCTAGAAGACAATGGGTACCTGTGTATTTTCGAGATTCGTTCTTTGCTGCAGTTTTTCCTAACCAGGGAGTTGACTGTTCTTTGTTTGAAGGTCATGTAAATGAGCACACCACGTTGGCAATGCTTTTCCGACAGTATGAAAGAGTTATGGAGTACTGGCTTGACGAGGAAATTAAGGCAGATTTTGATACGTTCTCCAACCGACCAGATTTGAAGACACCGTCCCCTATGGAGAAGCAGGTCGCAGACCTATACACGAGGAAAATATTTGCGAAATTTCAGGAAGAACTAGTTGAAACCTTTGTTTATACAGCTAATAGAATTGGTGGTGATAGTCTCACAAGCACATATCATGTTGCAAAGTTTGAAGACGATCATAAGGCGTACACTGTGATCTTAAGTATCTCTGATTTGAGAGCTAGCTGTAGCTGTCTGATGTTCGAGTATTCAGGTATACTCTGCAGACACATTTTGACAGTATTCACAGTAACCAATGTGCTGACATTACCATCATATTACATCTTGAATCGTTGGACCAAGAATGCCAAGAGTGTGGGTATATCAGATGAACTTAGTGCAGATTGTGCACGAGAATCATTGGCATCAAGGTATAGTACTTTATGCCGAGAAGCTATTAGATATGCTCTGGAAGGGGCATTAACATCAGAGACATATTATGCAGCGGTGACTGCTTTACGAGAAGGGTGGAAGAAGATCAATCTTATGAAGAAAAATGTTTCTAATATTACACCTCCGACCTCTCACATAGGCTCAATTAGTGCTGACACCCCTTTACTATGGCCCCAACAAGATGAAATCGGCAGTCAATTCAATCTTAATGACTCAGCCATGCTTCTTCGTCCTGTCAGTGATATGCATCTTGTTCGGATGGCATCCACATCCCTTCGCGATGAAGTCCCTTCGGTTAACATG GTTATACTTCCTTGTCTAAAGTCAATGACATGGGTCATGGAGAATAAGAATTCAATGCCTGCAAATAAAGTTGCTGTAATCAACCTGAAG TTGCAAGATTACAGCACAAGTCCTGCAAGAGAATCCGAAGTGAAGTTTCAACTATCAAGGGTTACTTTGGAACCTATGCTTAGATCGATGGCTTACATCAGTGAGCAGCTGTCAACTCCCGCTAATAGGGTTGCTGTTATCAATTTAAAG CTTCAAGACACTGAGACAATTACTGGAGAGTCGGAGGTTAAGTTTCAGGTTTCAAGGGATACTTTGGGAGCAATGTTGAGATCAATGGCGTATATTCGCGAACAGTTATCTGATTCT GTTGATCTGCAGGCAGAATCACTTCCCAAAAAGCAACGGAAATAG
- the LOC141622880 gene encoding large ribosomal subunit protein eL30-like, whose protein sequence is MVASSKKTKKTHESINNRLALVMKSGKFTLGYKTVLKTLRSSKAKLVIISNNCPPLRKSEIEYYAMLAKVGVHHYNGNNVDLGTACGKYYRVCCLSVIDAGDSDIIKSMP, encoded by the exons ATGGTCGCCTCTTCGAAGAAGACG AAGAAGACTCATGAGAGTATCAACAATAGGTTGGCTCTTGTGATGAAGAGTGGAAAGTTCACTCTTGGTTACAAAACCGTCCTCAAAACCCTAAGATCTTCCAAAG CCAAGTTGGTCATCATCTCAAACAATTGCCCCCCTCTTAGAAAGTCTGAGATTGAGTATTATGCTATGTTGGCGAAGGTTGGTGTTCACCACTACAATGGAA ACAATGTTGACCTTGGAACTGCTTGCGGAAAGTACTACAGGGTGTGTTGCCTGAGTGTCATCGATGCTGGTGATTCTGATATCATCAAGTCTATGCCATGA
- the LOC141616883 gene encoding mitogen-activated protein kinase kinase kinase 18-like → MELQKQNSSSNLIQGKVIGKGSYGVVRLGFRRDNGQTLAIKSADKNSASSIEAIDNEISILRTLSSPYIVEYYGEEETTSCKSLLMEYLPKGDVARGGRVDDVEVIRSYTWCLVKALMEVHSNGIVHCDVKASNLLFGSGQDSLVKLADFGSAKKVGDRENVGFFGSPLWMAPEVVRRESQGFEADVWSLGCTVIEFFTGLPAWKFDDVHSGLFKIGYSDALPEYPDRVTELGRDFLDKCLVRDVGQRWRCDQLLQHPFLLPVPEMKVLKPSPRSILDWAHDIGVEDEDEDEDCKFGDSGRGRIAELATEVGVNWESDGWVEVRSVSPGVNLGIEDCDYLTWINLSEEINDVEISGGDDGEDCGHGGLLCRQEIMEDKNSNDV, encoded by the exons atggaactaCAAAAACAAAACTCGAGTTCGAATTTGATTCAAGGGAAAGTAATCGGTAAAGGGTCATACGGAGTAGTCCGTCTTGGGTTTCGTCGCGATAACGGCCAAACCCTTGCAATAAAGTCTGCAGACAAGAACTCTGCTTCTTCTATTGAAGCTATAGACAATGAGATTAGTATCCTGAGAACTCTTTCGTCGCCGTACATCGTAGAGTACTACGGCGAGGAGGAAACGACGTCGTGTAAGAGTTTACTCATGGAGTATCTACCCAAAGGTGACGTGGCAAGGGGAGGAAGGGTGGATGACGTGGAGGTAATTCGGTCGTATACGTGGTGTTTGGTGAAGGCGTTGATGGAGGTACATAGTAATGGGATTGTTCATTGTGATGTTAAAGCGAGTAATCTgttattcgggtcgggtcaggatTCTTTGGTTAAATTGGCGGATTTCGGGTCAGCCAAAAAAGTTGGAGACCGGGAAAATGTCGGGTTTTTTGGGAGTCCGCTTTGGATGGCACCTGAGGTTGTACGACGCGAGTCGCAGGGGTTTGAAGCTGACGTGTGGTCTTTGGGGTGTACGGTAATAGAGTTTTTTACCGGGTTGCCAGCTTGGAAATTTGATGATGTCCATAGTGGGTTATTTAAAATTGGGTATTCGGATGCGCTGCCCGAATACCCTGACCGTGTGACGGAATTAGGGAGGGATTTTTTGGATAAGTGTTTGGTCAGGGATGTCGGGCAGCGGTGGCGGTGTGATCAATTATTGCAGCATCCGTTTCTCCTCCCTGTACCTGAAATGAAGGTATTGAAGCCTTCTCCTAGAAGTATTCTTGATTGGGCCCACGACATTGGTGTcgaggacgaggacgaggacgaggactGTAAGTTTGGAGATTCGGGTAGGGGTAGGATTGCGGAGTTGGCGACCGAGGTAGGGGTAAATTGGGAAAGTGATGGTTGGGTTGAGGTAAGAAGTGTGTCACCAGGGGTAAATTTGGGAATTGAGGATTGTGATTATCTTACGTGGATTAATTTAAGTGAAGAAATTAATGACGTGGAAATTAGTGGTGGTGATGACGGTGAAGATTGCGGTCACGGTGGTTTGTTATGTCGGCAAGAGATTATGGAAGATAAAAATAGTAATGAT GTTTAA